The nucleotide sequence AGACATTCTTATGGTCTCGAATCTCTCCAGCCGGCTTTTAAGTTCGGTGTATTTATTCAAATCAACAACCTGTCCCGGCGAAAAGATTTTACTGACTCCCGGAGCACACCATTCGTGGATAATCTGCATCAGGCTGTCAGTCCGGGAAAAAAGGAAAATATAACTACGGTCTATATGGGCGAACTTGCCAATGGCTTTCAGGGCCGCCACAATTCCCTGGTCTGTTTTTTCCGGTTCCAGGGACATGAACATATTTGAAATTTCGGCCACCAGTTTTTCCATATCATAGCGGTATTGCAGTGATTCCTGGGCCATTTTGTGTTCGGTGATATCATAAATAGTCCCCTGAACGCATTCCGGCTGGCCCTTGTTATCCAGAAGGTTTTGAATGTATTCATTCACCCACCTGATCTCACCATCCTTACGAATAATCCGGTACGATCTTTCCATCCGGGAATTCGGTGTTATCCGTAATTTTCGTGCCCCGCTTTTCAACATTTTCCTATCTTCGGGATGAACGATATCAATCCATTTCTTCGCTTTTACAATAAAATCATCAATGGTATAACCGGTGATTTTTTCAACGGCGCCGTGGAAAAAAACCGGTTTGAAATCCAGTGTTCTTCGATAGGCGATTCCCGAGAAATTTTCTACAAAATTGCGGTACCGTTCCTGGCTTTCATGGACCCTGGCCTCAGCCAGTTTTCGTTTGGTAATGTCCCGGCCGACCCCGACAATGGCGATAACATTGCCATCCTTATCGAGAATTGCTTTATCCGCCCAGGCCAGCCATCGCCAACCATCTTTGGTCTTTGCCCGCTGTTCCAGATAAGCCTCATACGGAGGAGAATATAAGGCCTTCATGGCCGCTTCCGTGGAAAGCCGATCATCCTCATGAACAAGCGGCAAAAATGTCTTGCCAATCAGTTCCCCCTCAACCAATCCAAACATGCGGCAATATGATGGGCTTACAAACAGAAATCTCCCCTCATTATCCACTTTCACGACCAGGTCGGTCTGATTTTCCACAAGAAGCCGGTACTTCTCTTCCGATTGCTTCAGGGCATTACGGTCTTTGATCCGATTGGTAATATCGGTGAAAATGACGCAAATCCGGCCGGGTCTATCTTTTGTCCCCTCAAAAATGGGAATGGCATCCAGGCTTAACCAGCGATAACCATTATCCCGGGAATTGAACACAGCCAGGGTAAAATTGCGGACCGGCAAACCTGTTCGGAGGGCTATGACCGATGGGTTGGCCCTGGTCGGAAGATTTCGATTATCCTGGAGTATCGTTTTCCATACTTCATCTGTCAGGGTCATACCTTTCAAATACTCCTGCGATAATCCCAGGATCCTTTCCGCGGCCCGGTTGGCTGAAATAATTCCCCCCTGATCATTCAGGAAAACCACCCCTTGAGACATGATATAAAAAAGAATCTGGCAGGCGGTTTTATCTTCAGATACTTTTCTGGATCCCGGGAACCATTCCGGGATATCGTTGCCCCGTTTAAGAGAAGAATGTAAATCGGCAATAGTATTCAATCTCTGTTGTCTGACGCCCATGCAGCTATTTCCAAGATGTTGATTTCAGGATTCCTTGCCATTCTATATATCGGTTGAATTGTTCAAAAACTATACATCTAAACCTCAGAATTCCAAAAAATAAAACTACTGATATGGCAGGCTATAAATAAGGCTTCCGACTCAGCCGATTTTTCCGTTAAAGCGATATCGTATATTTACAATTTCGGCAATAAATCAATATGTCGAAACCTCCTCCGCTTCGCTTCGGACCTTCGGCAGGGGTTTCGACCTTCAATATTCCTAGCTCCAGTTGCGGAGGTCAGGAGCCATGCGCTCCTGACTATTCATTTCTTTTAAATTCCCATGTCACCAATTCCCAACAGCAGACTATGGGATATCGGTTGGAATATAGCAAAAATCAATTATGCCAGGTTATTTGGCTGCTTTAAATAATCTTCCGCCGCTTTTTTTACATCTCTCCGAAGATTCTCAAAATCAATATCGAGCTTTCGTTTTCCAAGCCTGCCCTCAACCATGTCGATTGCCTGCAATGTAGTATTGACAATGAATTCCCGCCTTTCCCGTTCGCCGACATTATGAAATTTTTCCCTTGTCACTGCAAAGTCCACAGTAATATCTTTATTCTTGTTGGAGTAGTTGGATAGTATAGGTCTTGACGGCAGGTCATTTGGGGTAAACACTCCGACAACAAAGTATTTTATAAGTAAAAGCCGAAGATCATTTCCATAGGATGTTTGTGATAGTATT is from Candidatus Zixiibacteriota bacterium and encodes:
- a CDS encoding PAS domain S-box protein, coding for MGVRQQRLNTIADLHSSLKRGNDIPEWFPGSRKVSEDKTACQILFYIMSQGVVFLNDQGGIISANRAAERILGLSQEYLKGMTLTDEVWKTILQDNRNLPTRANPSVIALRTGLPVRNFTLAVFNSRDNGYRWLSLDAIPIFEGTKDRPGRICVIFTDITNRIKDRNALKQSEEKYRLLVENQTDLVVKVDNEGRFLFVSPSYCRMFGLVEGELIGKTFLPLVHEDDRLSTEAAMKALYSPPYEAYLEQRAKTKDGWRWLAWADKAILDKDGNVIAIVGVGRDITKRKLAEARVHESQERYRNFVENFSGIAYRRTLDFKPVFFHGAVEKITGYTIDDFIVKAKKWIDIVHPEDRKMLKSGARKLRITPNSRMERSYRIIRKDGEIRWVNEYIQNLLDNKGQPECVQGTIYDITEHKMAQESLQYRYDMEKLVAEISNMFMSLEPEKTDQGIVAALKAIGKFAHIDRSYIFLFSRTDSLMQIIHEWCAPGVSKIFSPGQVVDLNKYTELKSRLERFETIRMSPWSGFDGDRIPVSDDPTAKNMLKSVVLVPMNSRGRLIGLLGFESEREKKFQHKADIELLNIVGEIIVNAVNRRKMAEHLIFINRELEKEKAALKKKNTALEELLYQQEKLKKSLGREIQANIDNIAVPVIRAIRNKIDATGIEQVDLLQQCLNDIASPFINRLEQSFSRLTRRELEVCNMIKSGLTSKEIAKNLNTSVYTVNNQRRNIRKKLALSNNGISLITYLLSIN